CATTTACAAGAAACTAAACTAtgttactaaaaaatattttccagaaaataaTTCTATAATAATACAATGGGAAGAGCCCAagacctgtgtgtgtgtgggggaatcATCTTTTATGATGTTTGCTCCTCTTATGGACAGTAGGTAATCTGGATTTTATCCTAAAGCCTTGCAGAATAGGGATGATGAAATGATAAGGTTGATTTGTATGGTTGATTCTTGACATGATCTGACAATTGAGAATTTACAACCTAAGATTTGCATGTTTTCTCATGAAGGAAATTAATCAAAATATGCATTTCACAGGAACCTTAAACATGGAGTCCAAACCATCACGGATTCCAAGAAGAATTTCTGTTCAACCCTCCAGCTCTTTAAGTGCTAGGATGATGTCTGGAAACAGAGGTGGTAGTTTAAATGATACTATATATCACCCAAGAGACTCTTCATGTAGACTGGATTCGGAATATCAGGTAACTACTTAATTtggtatatgtattatatatgtatgcacacacacacacacacacacacacaatcccttctttaaaattattgggttcaaagttttttattttaaaaaattggtggAAGTGTAGTGTATATTTGACATCTTCAGCTGGGTGTAAGGAATCCTTTAGGCCAAAGCTATTGTTAAAAATTTGcagcaagggcccggagagataccacagaggtgtttgcctgcaagcagccgatccaggacctaagatggttggttcgaatcccggtgtcccatatggtcccccgtttctgccaggagctatttctgagcagacagccaggagaaacccctgagcaccgccaggtgtggcccaaaaaaacaaacaaaattgcagCAAAATGTTCATACCAAAGCagcaaaaattaagtgattttagAACTTAAGAATTGAGTATGAAATCCTTCTCAAatactctttaaaattttaaaattaggctGGTCAACGTAGTGGCTTTGTTGAATCACCGAAAGCTGCAGTTTTTTTCTTTAGCATTACACTGATTGCCTGGACCATTCCAAATGGACACAAAGCATTGTGGAATAACAATTGTTAAGTATGGGGGTGGTTTTTGTTAACAGAACAAGAGTTCTAAATACTTTGTTCTgataattttacagatgaggatgATTTTTCAATTGACTTTCTTTTGGGAAAATCACATTAACTGACAAACCCTTCTTTAAAATGGGTTTCAAATCATTGAGCTTTGAACAGTCAGAATAGCTGcgccatgtagtgccaggataGTCTCAGTACaccctgagcaatgcttgggGAGCTCTTGCTccaaactatatatttatttatatggttAATAATGAATATACTGATTCATAACCTATATAAAGCACATAACCCACTCAGCTAATTCTTTGGACTAacaatttgtgtttttttaatgacAACTTTTATAACAGtagtatgaaaaaaataaatattcaaaggcaTAATTTGTTGGTTTAATATAATTTGTCTTGCTCACCtttcatatttaaatttacttattattGACTGAATAGCTATTTGAGTCAAATAATTTGTTAGTCTATTTCTAAAGGGTAAGATTTCTGGGGGGCTTgatttttgttgtgtgtgttgctggggataagatttctgttttgaatttaaaatacttaatattacagtaaagtataatatatagcaatttaaaaatatttctaaggcCAGAATgatatgatagtacagtgggtaaggcatttgcctttaatgcagccaTCTCGGGTCCTATCCTTAATTctaaccatatggtccccagtacccACCTgcagtgtgtgccccccccccaaaattgtaCGTAGCAATGAGCTTTATAAATTACTAGAGACAGAGGTAAGAAATTATTACCCTAAAATGCCCCTTATTTTCAACCCTTTTAATATTAACTGTTTGCCTCTCATCTTAAATGTTGAGTAAGTTTCTCTTTATTCTGTTTTGGGTAAGATTATGTCTAACAGTGGTATCAAATCATGTATTTTGTATTCAGTACAAAATGACTtagaatataaatgtaaatgacTTAGAATAGACTACCTTTTTTCTTCTGTTGCATTTACAAAAATTTGCCTGCTCATCTTTGTCCAGTTTTTTAGAGTTTACTAATGAGCCTAGATTCTCAAATCAGATTATACTGCCTTAATTGGAGTTGAATATTTGCTATTCTAAGCAAATGATTTTTCACCCTTTTTTTCTCATCATTTGGGCTGTCCGAGTTGAATAAATTTACATATCAAATAAGAGTAGTGTCTTCTATATGAAAAACACTACATAAATGTTAGTTGctgcatttattttaattgtactttTTATTATAATGAGTGTTAAAGGTCTTTAGTGTATTTAGATAACTTAACAATCACTTTAAAGTTTCACTGTTTTGAGActattcctcttttttattttttccttcatggTTACATGgttatttataatattcttttaacttcctatcttttctttgttgatttttttggggggggctacatccagcagtggtcggggttactcctagctctatactcagaaatcattcctggcaagacaTGCCTGAAGGTAGAGAAGAtctgttgcatacaaggcaaatgccttacctgctgtgctattgctctggctttttcattatttttatctcatttttattatggTAGTCAAATATCAGCACAAAAACATTCTTGTTTAATTATTCTTAGTTATAATGAACCCATTTTGGAGATATTGGGAATGGTAGCTATTTTTAGCCAATATCGTTTATTACTAGTTtgcttcacttttatttatttacttttggtttgggggatatAACCGGTTAAtttggagttactcttggctctgcattcaggagacAATCCTGATGTTGCTTGGGGGgtcatatcagatgccagggatcaacctgggtttggtgtGTAAAGAAAggcacccttccactgtgctgtTGTTATAGTCCCAaacttactgttttgttttggggccacacccagcagcattcagggtttattcctggctctgctcagagatcactccttggagggaagcatatgggatggtGAAGCTTGAACCCAGGtacaccatgtgcaaggcaagagctataCCTGCTCTACTATGGCTCTAACTCCTCTCCTAGATTCATTCTTGAGATCAGCATTATACATATTCCAAAAgagataacaaaaaagaaatttacggATTGCTTTAAGCACTTTAGAGATTGTGTACCTAATGCCATGTGTGTCAGACTCACTCTGTAGggaagaagatttttttttttttttggccacacccagcgctgctcagggattactcctgctatgcactcagaaattgctcctggttgtaGGGGGAGGggcatatgtgatgccgggaatcaaacgcAGGTTCGTTCTTggtaagccacgtgcaaggcaaatgccctactgctctgctattgctctggcctgggaAGAATATTGTTTAGAAAAAAACCCAAGATTTGTCTGGCATAATCtggggacccagagagataggagAGCATGTAAGGCTCTTGACtttatgcagccaaccaaggttcgtTCAGTcactggcatcctgtatgattttctgagcactgctaggagtgattcctgagtgcagaaccaggaacaaatcctgagcactaccaggtattgatgtcctctctccacccccaaaagttATAATTTTGTAATTGTTCTTTAAATTTACTGGCTTAAAGTatttaagacaggggtctcaaactcgtggcctgtggctggtcttcaaatatcgcagtattcgcgattattcgcttttgtgtgtgtgtgtgaaatcccttatgcggccctgttttaccccgactttgcctcctgcggcccccaggtaaattgagtttgagacccctgatttaagaaGATAAACTAATTTGCTACTTTTTATATTATACTGTAAAACCAATGAAGATTTAAGTAAAATAGTTTGTATGTTGAGTGAATTGTTTGGaactgttttgtttatatttcttatatggtGAAAGATACAAACATTAAATCAAAATActtagtgtgtgtgtatatatatgttatatatatgtatatatatatgttacacacacacacacacacacacacacactttttttttttgggtttttgggtcacacctggcagtgctcaggagttactcctggctctacgctcagaaatcgttcctggcaggctcaggggaccatatgggatgccaggattcgaaccaccgattttcagtatgcaaggcaaacgcattacatccatgctatctctctggccccacacatactttcttttgtttgttttgtttttatttgggggctgccgcacctggtggtgctcaggggttactactgactctgggttcagaaattgctcctgacaggcttggggggccatatgaatgccgggaattgaacccaagtctgtcctgcatcagccatgtgcaaggctaatgccctaccattgtgctatctctctggccctgatatatatactatttttaaatgtttcattacTGATACAAAATTTTAGATACtgggattttaaaaaatttattcccgtagggactgagagatagtacagtaggtaaggtccTTACCTTATAAGTCACCAACCTAGGTTTgtttccaggcaccacatatggtccccaaagcagccaggaattagccctgtgcacaatcaggtatgacccaaaatccagaaATGAATTAGTGAAACTAAATTTGCTTAGCATACCACTTGCCTATATTCCTGCATtaggcatttttatatttagtgTTTTATATTTACACAGAAGGCTTACTCTTGCTTATGACTGACCAGCAAAAACAACCACTAGGATTAGTGGATAAAAGGGGGTCATGGGGTGGactcaaagaataaagaaaacctATATGATAGGAGAAATAAGCTTGTGAAAAGTGAATGGTCTTTGGAAATTCATCATAGTATTGCAGGTTAAGTTTAATTCTGATTGCAACTTTAATCACTTTAAAACTTTTTCACCTATAGACTACATCAGCATCAGCATCTACATCACCTTTTCAGTCTGCATGGTATGGTGAATCTGAGATAACTCAGGGAGCACGCTCAAGATCACAAAACCAGCAACGGGATCATGATTCAAAAAGACCTAAACTTTCTTGTACAAATTGTACATCTACCTCAGCTGGGAGAAGTGTTGGACATGGCTTGAATGCAGTGTCAGGTAAGAATTTTGTGTATAAGAGTCACTATATATTTTTGGAAGTAAAATTCATTATAGGAGATaagtggttttttggggggggcatagcTCACAATGGTTAGcgtctactcctagctctatttgGGATTGCTCTTGGTAGCATTTACAGGTGCTTGTGGTTCTGGAATTGAATCTTGaatttctgcatgtaaagcatgtgctcagctctttgaactatctctgacctcagtatttcaaataattattaGGAAAATCATGTACTAAaaacactgttttgttttgttttgggaccacacctggtgtgctcagaTGTTAGTCCTGGTTCTAAGCCTagacatttaggaattactcatgccaagcttgggggaccatatgggatgcttggaattgaacctaggtcagctctgtgcaagacaaacacattgACACGCTGTCAGCTCTTGCTATCGCTCCAGTTTCTGAAATATTcttaagcatatatatttttttgttttttggccacaattGGTAGTgcccagagatcattcctggtagtgtttgggaccatatgggaaactaggaattgaacccaggtcagctgcatgcaaagcaaataaatgccctatctcctgtgctatcacttgggccctaaGCATGTCTTTTTAAGTAGCAAGCATTGAGGTGTTATGTGATGAAATTCTTAAATAGTTGGTAgtactcttttcctttttttttttttgtagtactTTTTTCTGATGAAGCTTATGACAGTAGCTTTAGGATTTAgattattttgaggccacacctggtactgcTCCATATGAATATTTAACCTGGCAGACACTTGCAAGACAGTTATCTGTAGTACTCCTCCAAATCCTTTTATAGGTGGCTGTAGATctctatttttgttactttttcatTAGTTTTCCATGGCTAGTATTTTGTATCACACATTTCTTAAATTGGAAAGCTCTTTTAGAAATAATCTAGaaataataatgttatttataTCCCTCTGTTAATAAAACAAACACTAGCTAAAACTGAAATAGTTTAAGGTTGACACATGATTacagtattgaaataaaaattatggaatGCACATACATTTCCAGTTGAGTTAATATTAAGGCATTCCTTTCTATTCTAATAGTAGAACTGTGGGGTGCGGCATTAAGTGTTGTAATGATCCATCGCATACTGACCTTTACTTAGTGGACAAAACACCATTTTCAAACGTATTTTTCTCTGCTTTGTAAAGGGCAcacattttccattttaatgtgactTTGATTTTAGCCTATTCTCTAgcaatgcttttatttattttcatgatatATTCTGTTTgaatctttatattttctgtaatcattttataattaattctaGAATAGAACTGAGACACATCATTGAGAGGGATGTAGAGTTTACTAATAGTATCTCTAATAATGAAGATTTGTTAGCACAAATTTTGAAAGTTTTCTTTGAATTAAaactttttcaattattttaagattCTTCTTGGAGGCATAGTCAAGTTCCCAGATCTTCATCAATGGTACTTGGATCATTTGGAACAGACttaatgagagagaggagagatgtaGAGAGGAGAACAGATTCCTCCCTTAACAATCTTATGGATTATAATCATCAAAGTGGTGATTTCACAACTTCATCGTGTATGTATATTCTTTATAATGTTACATTTTCCTACTTATGTGTATCATTAAAATCATGGTACAGAAGAGTAAAGTACAGGTATCTTTTAAAGATTTGTAGAATGTTTGCTACCATctgttgtttgatttggttttttttaaatgttaatacaTGTTTGTAAGTACTCAGATTGCTagcctattttttttacttacaattttctttttaaaaatgagtcattaggtggggccagagcagatcCTAGGATGGATCCTAGGTTCgatttcctggtgtcccatatggtccccccagccaggagcgatttctgagcgcatagccaggagtaacccctgagtgtcaccgtgtgtggcccaacccccacccccccaaaaaagtcattaGGGGTCTGGAGTgatgatagtacagctgataggagGCTTGCTTTTGCATATGGTCAATccattttgatccttggcatcacagaTGATCTCTCgtgccaaaccaggagtgatttctgagctgagtaagaagtaactcctgagacctctgggtatggcaccaaaacaagCAAGAGTCATTAATATTACTAATTATATACCTCAATATAACTGGTGTTATTATAGTATAATACCTATAGTTAAAAATCTGAGCTTAAAGCTTGAAGTCTTTCCTAAAGCATACTTTAGAATTAGTTTGATGCCTGctattatatgtgtgtgtgtgtgtgtgtgtgtgtgtatgtagttttggctatttaaaaataaacaccacGAAACTGTAAACTGAGGATCTCAAGAGGTGACATAAAAGTGGTATAGTACATAAAAGATGATCTATTTTCAAGGACTTGGACTATTTCAAGTAATATTGGgataaaacctttattttaaaaataaataagtcatctTTTTATTGCTTAGCTTTAGGTaggaggtgttttttgttttgttttggtgccatattGGGTGGctttcaggggatactcctggctttgcagtcaggaggaattattcctagcagtgctcagggtaccttaAGGGTTGCTGagggttgaatccaggttggattcatgcaaggcaagcactttgctccctgtactattactctggccccttaaaaggGGGTACTTTTATAGATGGTGTCCATTGCTTCTGAGTTTGGTGGaatataaggaagaaaagaatggatTTAGCTTATTAGTAGCTattaataataactattattagTTCCTAATAGTTTATCCTTTCATGAGATCCATAGATTATCACAGTAAGACTCTAGTTTTAAAACTTAGTATATgaataatatacttattttaaaatactcaaattctcttttgaaaataataattattgggaagcatctattcttttttattgtttttggtatttggtttttgggccacacccagcggtgctcaggggttactgctggctgtctgctcagaaatagctcctggcaggcacggggaaccatatgggacaccgggattcgaaccaaccaccattggtcctggatcggctgcttgcaaggcaaacaccactgtgctatctctccgggcccaaagcatCTATTCTTATTGCtgatttagattttctttttttcccagtaCAAACTTTGAGAAAATGGAGGGCTTTACTGGGTAAAGGGTTCTTCTTAAGTAGGTAGCCTCAGTCAGAAATGTTTGAAATATTTCTCCTTATGATATTTCTCattagttttttggtttggtttgggggctatatccagcaATGATCAgagattattactggctctgcactcaggagcctcctgatggtgtttggggtaccaaatgggatgcagggagagTGCTaaatctgctgtattatcactgaCCCCAATTTTACTGTTAGTAATTTAATATTAGGCATTGAATTTGGcttatttaaaattacttatccagaagccagagagagagcacaggtagggtgtgctgccttgcatgcagccaatccaggaccgatgATAATTCAAatttgcatctcatatggtagaccaagcctgccaggagcgacttctgagcgcatagccaggagtaactcctgagcaccaccaggtgtgacccaccccaccccccaataataaaataaaattacttagtcATACATCTAGTAGGTATTCatctaccatttttattttctgattaacAAATTTGGCTGTTTACCTTAAGTTAGTATAATGGTATTTGCCTCACAAAATTTATGTGATGTTGACTTTCTGCAGCAGTGCTAGTATTCAGTAGGAAGAAATATACTTACATTTTTCTATCATATTTTAGCTTTTTAGTTCCATTTCAGAAATCAGTATAAAATTGAGGTTTCATTTTGATATGATTAGTAGCTAAATGGAAATTTGATGATACTGAAGTTATTTCATATAATTGGTATTATTTTTCCTCTCAAAATTAGATGTTCAAGACAGAGTTCCTTCTGCATATTTACAAGGAGCAAGACCAAAAGAGAATTCAGTGAGCACTTTACAATTGAACACACCATCCACAAACCACCAGTTGCCTTCTGACCATCAAAACATGCCATGTTCTAGGGACTCTCGCAGAAATTCTTTGAGATCAAATTTTTCTCCAAGAGAATTGGAATCTTCTCAAGTACACAGTATACAGCCTGGGTTTTCTTATATTTCAAATAGAGATGAAACCTCACCCATAACGAGTTCGGATAGAGTTGGTTCATCTCAAAGATCATTTCAAGTACCTTCTGACAATGAAGGTAGACGCACAACCAGAAGATTGCTGTCACGTATAGCTTCTAGTATGTCATCTACTTTTTTTTCACGGAGATCTAGCCAGGATTCCTTGAATACAAGATCATTGAGTTCTGAGAATTCTTATATTTCTCCAAGAATTTTGACAGCTTCACAATCTCGTCATGCGACATCAACCTCTGACCTTCCTGATAATAGGGCATCTGAAGCTTCTCAGGGATTTCGATTTCTTAGGCGAAGATGGGGCTTATCATCTCTTAGCCAAAATCATAGCTCGGAGCCAGATTCAGAAAATTATAACCAAGAATCAGAAGGTAGAAATACAGGACCATGGTTATCCTCCTCACTTAGAAATAGATGTACACCTTTGTTCTCTAGAAGAAGGCGAGAGGGTCGAGATGAATCTTCACGAATATCTACCTCTGATGTACCATCTAGATCTCATCATATTTTTAGAAGAGAATCAAGTGAAGTGTTTCACCTTGGAGTACAGAATGATTCCCTTGGGGCAGCTGCCACCAGACCACAAGCATCTGCGACTTCTAGCAGTACAACCATTGGTAGCCCCACATCAGATTCAACCCATAGTGGAAGGAATACAGGAATAACCGGAATTCTTCCTGGTTCTTTATTCCGATTTGCAGTTCCCCCAGCACTTGGAAATAATTTGACCAACAATGTCATGATCACTGTAGATATTATTCCTTCAGGTTGGAATTCCTCTGATGGAAAAAGTGATAAGACTAAAAATGCACCCTCCAGAGACCCGGAAAGactacagaaaataaaagagaggtaAATTTGAGCCCTGTCTTAAATTTATAAAGTGGGAAATTTAGAGaaatctaaatttctaaaatgacTTCTCAAAACATtggtattttacattttttaaatttatatcaagTAAGAAGTTATCTAAATGCAAGTGGTTAAATGGATGACGATTAAGGATAGCAGGCACTAGAAGTGTTACATTAGGAAGTaatataaaggttttttttaatttgggggccacacctaatagCCCATGGCAACTtgtggtaccaaggattaaacctgaaaCTCCCATGTGCTTTGCAATTAGTACATCTCCTAAAGATAATTATTCTCTGCTTTTGATACAAAAGCCAAAGTCTGGTAGACTCTATTGCTAAACCAATTTGGTTAAGGATGCAGAATTCatgttttcatatcttttttttccccacccccatcttttTAACCTTTACTAAGATGATTgattttggtttattatttatatttcttaactCAAAGCTTTCTGAGATGAAGTATAAAAAGTTGCATCTGtaaagttaattttgtttttaaagtccaAACGTGTATACTGAATgccatttaaattttgaattgggctttgtttttaaataaattattttgtacagTTGAAGTTTACTGAAGAATATCTGCAAAGTATTGGGATGGTGCTGATGTAAACATACTTTTCATGTAAATGAGTTCAATCCACAGTACAATAAAAAAATGGTAAAAGTTGTATGATAAATAGGGTagttaaatacatataaaatatacttgaTGATGGGACCAAAGCTGAGGCTCAGCGGTAGGATTTtgcttgcacacactaacctaggacggacctgggttcgatccctggcatcccaagccaggagcgatttcttagtgcatagccagaagtaactcctgtgcctcatcgggtgtggcacaaacaaatatatatatatatatacttgctgAAATGAAATTTTACTACTTACTAAAGCTAATACTAtgatattttgggttttgttatttCAAAAAGACCAAATATATGTtactttgagtttagattgtatactttaaaaagaaaaacatttaaatataaatctggTTTTAAAGAGAGTTCACTTTCTGGAATGTGGAGCTTCAGGCTATTTatgtactttgatttttttttttttacggggCATTTATACCATTGcactattttttcttcctttttttttttccttagagatTCATTTACCCTAATAATCTtacaagttttttgttttcttttggtgccacacccaacagtggcAGTGCTAAATCTTAGCTCTGAggatagggatcactcctagtgggctccaaggaccatactggggattgaacctgaatcagctgtgtgcaaagcagaatGCCTTACCCACCCTGCCATCTTTCTAGCTCTAATTTTAGATATCTTCTTATCAGTGTCTTTTGATTTTTAACCTACTTTGGAGTATAGTGACCATTATgcttttgagttttgtttgttttagattaaTTTATCATAGTTTAAAAAGCAAAGTGATTTTCAAGCTAAGGTTACACCATTTAAAACTAGCTATATTTTGCCACAGAATATGcatttgtcttccttttttttcccctgtttttgggtcacacccagtggcactcaggggttactcctgactatgtgctcagaaatcacttctggcaggcccaggacgccatatgggatgttgggaattgaaccacagttcgtcctggattggcagtgtgcagtgcaaatgccctatcactgtgctatctctcccgtccctttctttttattcataa
This is a stretch of genomic DNA from Suncus etruscus isolate mSunEtr1 chromosome 5, mSunEtr1.pri.cur, whole genome shotgun sequence. It encodes these proteins:
- the MARCHF7 gene encoding E3 ubiquitin-protein ligase MARCHF7 isoform X1 — translated: MESKPSRIPRRISVQPSSSLSARMMSGNRGGSLNDTIYHPRDSSCRLDSEYQTTSASASTSPFQSAWYGESEITQGARSRSQNQQRDHDSKRPKLSCTNCTSTSAGRSVGHGLNAVSDSSWRHSQVPRSSSMVLGSFGTDLMRERRDVERRTDSSLNNLMDYNHQSGDFTTSSYVQDRVPSAYLQGARPKENSVSTLQLNTPSTNHQLPSDHQNMPCSRDSRRNSLRSNFSPRELESSQVHSIQPGFSYISNRDETSPITSSDRVGSSQRSFQVPSDNEGRRTTRRLLSRIASSMSSTFFSRRSSQDSLNTRSLSSENSYISPRILTASQSRHATSTSDLPDNRASEASQGFRFLRRRWGLSSLSQNHSSEPDSENYNQESEGRNTGPWLSSSLRNRCTPLFSRRRREGRDESSRISTSDVPSRSHHIFRRESSEVFHLGVQNDSLGAAATRPQASATSSSTTIGSPTSDSTHSGRNTGITGILPGSLFRFAVPPALGNNLTNNVMITVDIIPSGWNSSDGKSDKTKNAPSRDPERLQKIKESLLLEDSEEEEGDLCRICQMAAASSSNLLIEPCKCTGSLQYVHQECMKKWLQAKINSGSSLEAVTTCELCKEKLQLNLEDFDIHELHRAHANEQAEYEFISSGLYLVVLLHLCEQSFSDMMGNTNEPSTRVRFINLARTLQAHMEDLETSEDDSEEDGDHNRPFDIA
- the MARCHF7 gene encoding E3 ubiquitin-protein ligase MARCHF7 isoform X2, coding for MESKPSRIPRRISVQPSSSLSARMMSGNRGGSLNDTIYHPRDSSCRLDSEYQTTSASASTSPFQSAWYGESEITQGARSRSQNQQRDHDSKRPKLSCTNCTSTSAGRSVGHGLNAVSDSSWRHSQVPRSSSMVLGSFGTDLMRERRDVERRTDSSLNNLMDYNHQSGDFTTSSYVQDRVPSAYLQGARPKENSVSTLQLNTPSTNHQLPSDHQNMPCSRDSRRNSLRSNFSPRELESSQVHSIQPGFSYISNRDETSPITSSDRVGSSQRSFQVPSDNEGRRTTRRLLSRIASSMSSTFFSRRSSQDSLNTRSLSSENSYISPRILTASQSRHATSTSDLPDNRASEASQGFRFLRRRWGLSSLSQNHSSEPDSENYNQESEGRNTGPWLSSSLRNRCTPLFSRRRREGRDESSRISTSDVPSRSHHIFRRESSEVFHLGVQNDSLGAAATRPQASATSSSTTIGSPTSDSTHSGRNTGITGILPGSLFRFAVPPALGNNLTNNVMITVDIIPSGWNSSDGKSDKTKNAPSRDPERLQKIKESLLLEDSEEEEGDLCRICQMAAASSSNLLIEPCKCTGSLQYVHQECMKKWLQAKINSGSSLEAVTTCELCKEKLQLNLEDFDIHELHRAHANEQVSIFCLIWLSMSLSAPVST